Proteins co-encoded in one Clostridiales bacterium genomic window:
- a CDS encoding RimK family alpha-L-glutamate ligase — protein MRKAIILVNAYALSPLTRQVERLSDELNKRGVTVVAYRNDGLRAAIENGKTTVDHTADFCIYLDKDKYIARMLEKSGMRLFNSAQAIENCDDKMLTHILLADNGVAMPDTIPGLLCYNDGEQLNEVALDKIEKRLGLPVVIKLSYGSMGKGVFLAKTRTELSATAKKLQLYPHLYQKYISSSHGKDMRVIVVGGKVIGGMIRSSDNGDFRSNIGLGGHAQKVDVPSEIKKAAIKAAKILELDYCGIDFLLGEKPLLCEVNSNAFFDAFEEATNINVAGAYADHILKEVYK, from the coding sequence ATGAGAAAGGCAATCATCCTTGTAAACGCTTACGCCCTCTCGCCGCTCACCCGTCAAGTCGAACGGTTGAGTGACGAGCTCAATAAACGCGGAGTTACCGTTGTCGCTTACCGCAACGACGGACTGCGCGCGGCGATCGAAAACGGTAAAACAACTGTTGACCACACCGCCGATTTTTGCATATATCTCGATAAGGATAAGTATATAGCTCGCATGCTCGAAAAGTCGGGCATGCGGCTTTTTAATAGCGCCCAAGCGATTGAGAACTGCGACGATAAAATGCTCACGCATATCTTGCTTGCAGATAACGGTGTAGCTATGCCAGACACTATACCGGGACTGTTATGCTATAACGACGGCGAACAGCTAAACGAAGTCGCGCTCGATAAGATCGAAAAACGGCTCGGGCTACCCGTGGTGATCAAGCTCTCCTACGGCTCTATGGGCAAGGGCGTGTTCTTAGCAAAAACGCGCACCGAGCTAAGCGCGACCGCAAAAAAGCTTCAACTCTACCCTCACCTATATCAGAAATATATCTCGTCGTCGCACGGCAAGGATATGCGCGTTATCGTGGTCGGCGGCAAAGTCATCGGTGGCATGATACGCTCATCCGACAACGGTGATTTTCGATCGAATATCGGGTTAGGCGGGCATGCGCAAAAAGTCGACGTGCCGAGCGAAATAAAAAAAGCCGCAATAAAAGCGGCAAAGATTTTGGAGCTTGACTACTGCGGCATCGACTTTCTGCTCGGCGAGAAACCACTACTATGCGAAGTTAACTCCAACGCATTCTTCGATGCATTCGAGGAAGCAACAAATATAAACGTTGCCGGCGCCTATGCCGACCATATCTTAAAAGAAGTTTATAAATAA